DNA from Chrysemys picta bellii isolate R12L10 chromosome 13, ASM1138683v2, whole genome shotgun sequence:
gcttggggTGATCCTAAACAGAAGCCAGGTGTGGATCACTGCAAAATTGCCGTGTTCTGTACATTCCCCCAGAAGCTTTGTTACAGGCCACGGTTAGAGCCAGgagactagactagatggaccattgattgGACCCACTGTGGCAGCTCTTACGTTCTGATTTAACTCCACAAGCCTAGagcgggagggggctgcagggaatatGAAAaacacaggttcaaatcctgtcTCCAAATCAGACCAAAAAAGGAACCTGAGTCTCTCACCTCCCACAACATCACTCTAACCATCATGCTATTCAGATTAATTCCCTGAACAATAGATTTGAGTGAACTTTGATTTTAAAACTATACAGATGGAGAAGAGGCTATTTCGCAGAGTCTGTTGAAAGACTGACGTCTCCTCTTCCActgtgtttttgttgttcttaTCTCCATCAAGAAGCACATTGTAACTTTGGGAACAACTTCGCCTTGCTGCGACTGAAGGCATCTCTCAATGCAAGCTTAACACTCTTGTTTCTTAGGCTGTAGATGAAGGGATTGAGGAGCGGGGTCACAACAGTGTTCAGCACTGACACGACTTTGTTGTGATCCAAGGAGTAGCCATGGATGGGTCTGGCGTACATAAAAATACAGCTCCCGTAGATCAGCATTACAACAGTAAGATGGGAAGCGCAGGTGGCAAAGGCTTTCTGCCTCCCCGTGGCAGATGGGATTCTCAGTATAGAGTAGAAGATGCAAGTGTACGAGATCGTGGTTAAACATAATGAAGTCAACACTATGGCTGACAGCAAAATGGAATCCGCCCTCTTAATTAGTTGGGTATCGGTGCAGGAGAGTTGGAAAAGCGGGGTGCTGTCACAAAAGAAATGGTTGATCACATTCGGCCCACAAAATCTCAGCTTGCACACCAGGACTATCCGTAAACTTATAATCAGGAAACCTCCCACCCAAGAAACAAAAACTAGTTGAATGCAGAGTCTCTGTTTCATGATGGCAGCGTATCGCAATGGGTGGCAGATGGCAATATAGCGGTCAAAGGACATGACCACGAGAAGGGTGAACTCTGTAGACCCGAGGGCGAAATAGAAGTAGGACTGGGCCATGCAGGCAAGGAATGAGATGGTTTTGTTTCCTGAGAGAAAGTTTAAAAGCATCTTTGGGTTTGTGACTGAGGTGAACCAGATCTCCAAGAAGGACAGATTGCTgatgaaaaagtacatgggggtgtggagtcggTGATCCACCCACACTATGAACATGATTAATGAATTACCCGTTAGTGTGACCAAGTAGGTCAGTGAAAGAACAAAGAAGAGGA
Protein-coding regions in this window:
- the LOC101950854 gene encoding olfactory receptor 6E1-like, translated to MEEANETTVAEFILLGFSGVGDQLQMFLFFVLSLTYLVTLTGNSLIMFIVWVDHRLHTPMYFFISNLSFLEIWFTSVTNPKMLLNFLSGNKTISFLACMAQSYFYFALGSTEFTLLVVMSFDRYIAICHPLRYAAIMKQRLCIQLVFVSWVGGFLIISLRIVLVCKLRFCGPNVINHFFCDSTPLFQLSCTDTQLIKRADSILLSAIVLTSLCLTTISYTCIFYSILRIPSATGRQKAFATCASHLTVVMLIYGSCIFMYARPIHGYSLDHNKVVSVLNTVVTPLLNPFIYSLRNKSVKLALRDAFSRSKAKLFPKLQCAS